ATGCAATGATCACTATACACaatttagaaaattaaaactttgtatatataactgaagagtaaaatttattttcatgctgGCAGATTTTCTTGGTTTGTGAAAAATGCAGCACATTTGTAGGATCCTGATTTCATACTGTTAATTTTTCATGGTGCTTCACATTTGGAGTTGTCCATACTATAAAAACACGAGTGATTTTACATAAGTATAAACAAGAGGTTTTACAGAATATGCATTTATGACTTTCTATGAATGTAGTGACTTAACAGTATAACCATTTTACTACAAAGTTTATGTTTGTTTTACTTGTATGTTTTGATGAAATCTCTGATTTGTATTTCAGACAAAGACCTGACAGATGCTCTTCACTTTCTAAAACTTCAGTCCTTTGAATTATCAGACATACTTGGCAAGAGAAATTTTCCCATCTACACAGACTATATATTCCTGACCTTTCTTAGACatttcaaacttttcaagtATGTGTTTACAAAAGAAAGAGATATTTTAAAACCAAATTTGGCCTTAAGAGTGGAAACCCCTGCAGATCCTGGTAACATGAAATCGAGTAAACCCAAGACTGTGTGGGAGTATGAGAGGCAGTACGAAGGCATTCAGAGGACAGAGGTGGAACACACAAACAAGCGACTAGAGCAGAAGGCAAAAACTCTGGAAACAGCCGAGACACGGACCAAAGAACGACTGGAGAAAATCTCTGGTGTCTCCACTCCCCTCAGTAAAGAGGTCAGTATACACAAACCACAGAGGTCAAAGTGTACAATCCACATAGAGGTCCGTGTACACAATCCACATAGAGGTCAAAGTACACAATCCACAAGAGGTCAGAGAGCACTAACCACATAGAGGTCAGAGAGCACAAACTACATAGAGTTCTAAAAAAGTTCTGTAggtttacttttgaaaaaaaaaccagaaaGTCGGAgagtaatttttatttcaaagtacATTGAATTTAAGACTTGGTGCAATTATGAGAAATGGATCATGATTTAGCACCATCAGTTTAGTTTTATAAGACTTAGTGCAATTATGGGTAATGGATCATGATTTAGCACCATCATTTTAGttttataatttcatattttcaatgaataagTATACTTACAACTTTGATGACAAATCAAAAGTATAGATGCTACTAATCTAAGTAAATATATGCTGAACAGTATCATGCATTAACCATTAATTAATTTTACCTTTCAGAAAGTAAGTGAGTTAATTGGAGAAGTCATTGGTTCTTATACTTCGCTTGTTGTGGAGAAGGTCAAGTGTAACATCACTGATGTGCAAGAGGACCTGGCATTCAAACTTGAGAGAACCAGTTTACCACGGCCTCAGGAACTAGGTAATGATATAATATTATCAAAGTTCATAACATGAGTTTGTTAACACCACAGCCTCAGGAATGAagtaatgatatatttatcaaaattcataaccCGAGTTTGTTACACAGACTTTTTTGCTGCTTAGTTAAATGATACacttaaaaacaaattcaatgcTACTAAACTACTTGTCTAATTGAAGATGTGGCTCAAGGCTCCACACAGAACTTTACCCGTTTCATATGTTGGGTCTTTCTTTGCAGGTCCACCACCACGATTTAACCTTAAACCCAAAACACCATTACCAACTCCAAAGAAAACACCTCCAAAGAGTCCGAAAAATGAACGCAAAAAGTCGGGATCAAAAAGTCGAAATAAATGATCAATGTTATTGGTTGAATGATTGTGATATAATTGTCAGAATCTGATCTTTTGTGTGAAAAAGCAATGTCATCATTTGCTGCATGATCATGGACTTGTTTACTACAACATGTTGTTTCATCAgtcaattaaataaacaatttgcCATCATTCATACTCTCCCTTTGGATAAAATGCATACTTTGTTGATGATGGGTGTCATGGTTAGACCTCGAAAAACGGTCTTATATCTGTAGATCAATACAGTTCATGTACAATAGGATTCTGTAAAACTTTCTCTTTAAATGATTCAAGTTTGAAATTAAAATGCAGTGCAAAATGGTAGATGGCACATCTACAGACAAAGCACAGGTATTTGTTATACCAGATAGTGAAGCCAAACTGTTAATCTGGTACCATAATACAGGGCATGTATTTGTTACACTCAATAGCCAAGCCAAATTGTCATTTTGGGACCATAATACAGGGCAtgtattttatgaaaatcaaaTGTGTTTGCACtttgaatggaaaaaaaaaacaggaaCCATTTCAAATCTTATTCATTTATGtcatgaaaatacatatattcCTAGAGTCAAGTTGtaaaaaatattgcaatatttgaaACGATGCTCCTTTTTTGAGCACCTTGAATTCTCTTAAAATACTGTAACAAGAAACAGATTTTGTGCCACACACTCAGTCCTATCACTGATCTCTTAGAATTCTATaaccatgaaatatatacagtgtGTATATAAATTAAACATACCAGTACATGGACCGGGATCAGACTAGCTGTAAAAAATGTAGCTCTCTCCATTTTAAACATTCTGATATTTCTAGAGAAAGATGTCTAAATGTTAAATGAGTTGAAGAAGACTATATTATCTCAGCTAGTAAGAAACATGTTTATCCCACTTCAGAAAATTTGTAGATACATGATTGGATAACAAATCGCATCACaccctgaaaatttcaatatgTTGATAAACTGGGGTGTATTAGTCTGGCAACTATGACATCACACAGAATTGACATAAACTGTGCTTACATATTGGCTTTATGTCTGCATTCAGTTTATGCAGATTCAAATCTTTAACAGATGTTTTGATTTTGTGATTATATGATGTTCAATACAATACATTCCGTATATGGTGTTCATATGCATgttgataattttcattaaagGTGTTTATACTGACTcagaaatgtaaacaaattttgGAAAGATCTTCAGCGGGATAAATTCATTACACAATCATTTTGGGACATGAACCATCAACTGTAATATGAAGTCATCCAGGGTGCGAGATAGAAATCCGCATTGGGACTTGGCTTTGCCCCGCCTACTACGGATTTTCATTTCACACTCTGAATGACTATCATATCCCAAACTGACTGTATAACTCATAGGACAATGGCATGTATTTTACAGTTACTGTGAGAATTTAGATGATCTCTTGCTAAAGAATAACCCAGTTTTTGGCCTCTCATGGTAGAAAGACAGCAGAAATGTCCTCAAAACAGACTTGTTCATATGAGGCCACATCGTGGAAAATGGTTAAAAGACTGCCCTGAACAGTCAAACTGTCAGGTAAAACAGCCAGAACATTTCTTTTCCaagatttattttgtaaagTCCACATAAAACACTGACGGTCTCCACTGACGATTGTCTATAAATATATAGTCACTAAAATTCAGATCTCGGTTAAAAGTCGAAGCGGAAGTCAAAGTAACTGGGATCAAAATAATGAACTCGAACGTAACCATCCTCTCCTCCACTGCTGTAGCTGTAAAACAAAGAAAGAAATGTTCAATGAACATGTTATCGAAGACAGGAAATGCAAAACAGTCTGGTTCCATTCAAGGAGGAATACTACCccagagaaattttatatggatgaaatgtgcaggatatacatgtacaaaactattttgaaataaaaacaagaggcccatgggccacatcgctcacctgagtcaccttggtccacatcagaagattttccatatctatttgcatgtaaaaccgtagtcccaattatggccccaaaccttcccctggaggccatggtttttgcaaacttgaatctacactatgtcagaaagctttcatgtaaatgtgaacttctttggcccaatggttcttgagaagaagatttttaaagattttccctatatatttgaatgtaaaactttgaccccctattgtggccccatccgacccccgggggccatgattttaacaatttagaatctgtactgaatcaggaagctttcatataaatctcagcttttctggctcagtggttcttgggaaaaagatttttaaagatttttcctttacatttgtatgtaaaactttgaccccctattgtggccccatccgacccccgggggccatgatcttaacaatttataatctgcactatatcaggaagctttcatataaatctcagcttttctggctcagtggttcttgagaagaagatttttaaagatttttcctatatatttgtatgtaaaactttgatcccctattgtgaccccatccgacccccaggggccgtgattttaacaatttagaatctgcattatatcaggaagctttcatacaaatctcagcttttctggctcagtggttcttgagaagaagatttttaaagattttccctatatatttgtatgtaaaactttgatcccctattgtggccccatccgacccccgggggccatgatttaaacaatttagaatctgcattatataaggaagctttcatataaatctcagcttttctggctcagtggttcttgagaagaagatttttaaagatttttcctatatatttgtatgtaaaactttgatcccctattgtggccccatccgacccccgggggccatgattttaacaatttagaatctgcattatatcaggaagctttcatataaatctcagcttttctggctcagtggttcttgagaagaagatttttaaagattttccctatatatttgtatgtaaaactttgatcccctattgtggccccatccgacccccgggggccgagattttaacaatttagaatctgcattatataaggaagctttcatataaatctcagcttttccggctcagtggttcttgaaaagaagatttttaaagattttccctatatatttgtatgtaaaactttgatcccctattgtggccccatccgtcCCCCGGGGGCCgagattttaacaatttagaatctgcattatat
This genomic window from Ostrea edulis chromosome 4, xbOstEdul1.1, whole genome shotgun sequence contains:
- the LOC125672279 gene encoding uncharacterized protein C8orf74 homolog; translation: MAVALSESVAKNISNLPKEEGKEFLARQLDLKSLQDDENLRNAVYVDFLYDNLTFAVEKGFSWKQVCAVVTFCDGILKDSSDKDLTDALHFLKLQSFELSDILGKRNFPIYTDYIFLTFLRHFKLFKYVFTKERDILKPNLALRVETPADPGNMKSSKPKTVWEYERQYEGIQRTEVEHTNKRLEQKAKTLETAETRTKERLEKISGVSTPLSKEKVSELIGEVIGSYTSLVVEKVKCNITDVQEDLAFKLERTSLPRPQELGPPPRFNLKPKTPLPTPKKTPPKSPKNERKKSGSKSRNK